One Archangium lipolyticum genomic region harbors:
- a CDS encoding ATP-binding protein has protein sequence MGARIAVVIVLSTLFSYLHMFRMLRTEALERLERHVVERTTREEAIFLLAQDNHAAFNRALEERIRSLSQEEVDARFERLFARLPDGSIRNRPESFDGTRQVGLFVPRGVPMDGWMRRRLVAGYEVLSQYGPAFRVRFKSTFITLPEQPGLIYWPERPTYSQDAPADASVASAEYFLGSLPENNPQRETRWTSVYQERISSKWLTTVTTPLDMDGRYVAAISHDILLEELMARTLGDHLPSAYNVLFSEDGEIIAHPKVDLKRPPGQSNAEAQQVHLRGILERMKTQGPGQGAFALPEYGEYVAVSRMRGTGWFFATIQPEHVVTQAALRAARIVLLLGVLSLIIELALMYWVLRQQITRPLSGITQATARIAAGEFKVELDIQRQDELGQLARAFRVMADRIQHREEELRMANEGLEQRVEERTRELKDVHQQLVQTARRTGMAEIATNVLHNVGNVLNSVYTASQVAKERVMKMRVEHVTRVATMLQDRQSDLATFLQEERGRHLLPFLDKLGENLVDERREVVSLLEDVGRHAEHIGEIVKVQQDYARQPRMQEPVLLEQLVEDSLRINSAGLSRHQVKIERQLESLPQVLTDKHKLLMILVNLISNARYAMDHVPANERLLRIKLERATHDRVRIELHDNGMGIAPEMRTRIFQFGFTTRAEGHGFGLHSSALAAQELGGTLMCHSDGPGKGATFTLEIPYQPAQAGA, from the coding sequence ATGGGCGCACGCATCGCGGTGGTCATCGTCCTCTCCACGCTTTTCAGCTACCTGCACATGTTCCGCATGCTGCGCACCGAGGCGCTGGAGAGGTTGGAGCGGCACGTGGTGGAGCGCACCACCCGGGAGGAGGCCATCTTCCTGCTCGCCCAGGACAACCACGCCGCCTTCAATCGGGCCTTGGAGGAGCGCATCCGCTCCCTCTCCCAGGAGGAGGTGGACGCTCGCTTCGAGCGCTTGTTCGCTCGCCTTCCCGACGGCAGCATCCGCAACCGTCCCGAGAGCTTCGATGGCACGCGTCAAGTGGGACTGTTCGTTCCCCGAGGCGTTCCCATGGATGGCTGGATGCGCCGCCGGCTCGTGGCCGGGTATGAGGTACTCAGCCAGTACGGGCCCGCCTTTCGCGTCCGCTTCAAGAGCACCTTCATCACCCTGCCCGAGCAACCGGGCCTCATCTACTGGCCCGAGCGCCCCACCTACAGCCAGGATGCCCCGGCGGATGCCTCGGTGGCTTCCGCGGAGTACTTCCTCGGCAGCCTGCCCGAGAACAACCCGCAACGGGAGACGCGCTGGACCAGCGTCTACCAGGAGCGCATCAGCTCCAAATGGCTGACCACGGTCACCACGCCCCTGGACATGGATGGGCGGTATGTCGCGGCCATCAGCCACGACATCCTGCTCGAGGAGTTGATGGCCCGCACCCTCGGAGACCATCTGCCCTCCGCTTACAACGTCCTCTTCAGCGAGGACGGCGAGATCATCGCCCATCCCAAGGTGGACCTGAAACGCCCCCCCGGACAGAGCAACGCCGAGGCGCAGCAGGTCCACCTGCGCGGCATCCTCGAGCGCATGAAGACCCAGGGGCCCGGGCAGGGCGCATTCGCGCTGCCGGAGTATGGCGAGTATGTCGCCGTGTCACGCATGCGTGGCACCGGGTGGTTCTTCGCCACGATCCAGCCCGAGCACGTAGTGACCCAGGCCGCCCTGCGCGCGGCGCGCATCGTGTTGCTGCTCGGTGTGCTGTCGCTGATCATCGAGCTGGCCCTCATGTACTGGGTCCTCCGCCAGCAGATCACCCGTCCCCTGTCTGGTATCACCCAGGCCACGGCGCGCATCGCGGCTGGCGAATTCAAGGTCGAGCTGGACATCCAGCGCCAGGATGAGCTGGGACAGCTGGCCCGGGCCTTCCGCGTCATGGCCGATCGGATCCAGCACCGCGAGGAGGAGCTGCGCATGGCCAATGAGGGGCTGGAGCAGCGGGTGGAAGAGCGCACCCGGGAGCTGAAGGACGTCCACCAGCAGCTCGTCCAGACGGCACGGCGCACGGGCATGGCGGAGATCGCCACCAACGTCTTGCACAACGTGGGCAACGTGCTCAACAGCGTCTACACCGCGTCCCAGGTCGCCAAGGAGCGGGTGATGAAGATGCGCGTGGAGCATGTGACCCGGGTCGCCACCATGCTCCAGGACCGACAATCCGACCTCGCCACCTTCCTCCAGGAGGAGCGTGGACGCCACCTGCTGCCCTTCCTGGACAAGCTCGGCGAGAACCTGGTGGACGAGCGCCGGGAGGTGGTCTCCCTGCTCGAGGATGTGGGCCGTCACGCCGAGCACATCGGGGAGATCGTCAAGGTGCAGCAGGATTATGCCCGGCAGCCCAGGATGCAGGAGCCCGTCCTCCTGGAGCAACTGGTGGAGGACTCGCTGCGCATCAACTCGGCGGGGCTGTCACGGCATCAGGTGAAGATCGAGCGGCAGCTGGAGTCGCTACCGCAGGTGCTCACCGACAAGCACAAACTGCTGATGATCCTGGTCAACCTGATCAGCAACGCCAGGTACGCCATGGACCACGTGCCCGCGAATGAGCGGCTCCTCCGCATCAAGCTGGAACGTGCCACCCACGACCGCGTCCGCATCGAGCTGCACGACAATGGGATGGGCATCGCCCCGGAGATGCGCACCCGCATCTTCCAGTTCGGCTTCACCACCCGTGCGGAGGGACACGGCTTCGGGTTGCACTCCAGTGCCCTGGCGGCCCAGGAACTGGGGGGCACCCTGATGTGCCACAGCGACGGCCCCGGCAAGGGCGCCACCTTCACGTTGGAAATCCCTTATCAGCCTGCTCAGGCGGGGGCCTGA
- a CDS encoding BTAD domain-containing putative transcriptional regulator: protein MEHDDETGTGWRLELLGGARLDGPEVRLERLERKTAALLAYLALRGATARAPLAELLWPDSKRETGRNNLRQLLRRLREAAGTGLVDTSQDTLRLVPRLTCDAARLVEVFSSGRYAEVARLEGEFLHGYTYDDCDELSGWVRGQRDHLRELRLHAGEEEAARLEREGQQRAALEWNLLVLEKEPTRESAWRRSMRLHCLLGDRASALRAYARCCAVLEHELGMSPMEETQALARDIESGAPALLSERPVRRELPLSVLHPRVLAGRARAWAQLETAWKARIPAFVVGEPGLGKTRLLTEFAATCGRPLLFSSRPGDTTVPFATHARFWRRMLAQRPDVVLPAWVRRELTCILPELEDGSFTPTGEVDKVRLFSAMLELLRLTGESFGSVVADDLQYMDAESFEAVSNMVSAAMDAGMMLRLPHLVAGLRRGEAPQAEALIRRMVEAGLAVRVELEPLSTPEVAELLGGVDVPEASGLAEPLARFTGGNPLFIIETLKSLIESGELTQGLPRALPPAGRVGAILERRLERLSARALQLARTLAVARQQFSLELAAQVLDAHPLHITQGWEELLAAQLVRDHWFTHDLLYEAVLQHLPAPVGVWLHRRVAEHLSTLKVPAALLAHHWREAGDAARAALFDERAQQEALVVRAS, encoded by the coding sequence ATGGAGCACGACGACGAAACCGGGACGGGCTGGAGGCTGGAATTGCTCGGCGGCGCGCGCCTCGACGGACCGGAGGTACGGCTGGAGCGGTTGGAGCGAAAGACAGCCGCGCTCCTGGCCTATCTGGCGCTGCGAGGCGCCACGGCGCGCGCCCCGTTGGCCGAGCTGCTGTGGCCCGACTCCAAACGCGAGACGGGACGCAACAACCTGCGCCAACTCCTGCGCCGTCTGAGGGAGGCCGCTGGCACCGGGCTGGTGGATACCTCGCAGGACACGCTGCGGCTCGTTCCCCGGCTCACCTGCGACGCGGCCCGGCTGGTGGAGGTCTTCTCCAGCGGACGCTACGCCGAGGTCGCGCGCCTGGAAGGAGAGTTCCTCCACGGCTACACCTATGACGACTGCGACGAGCTGAGTGGCTGGGTGCGCGGCCAGCGCGACCACCTGCGCGAGCTGCGCCTGCACGCTGGCGAGGAGGAGGCGGCGCGGCTCGAGCGCGAGGGCCAGCAGCGCGCCGCCCTGGAGTGGAACCTGCTCGTGCTGGAGAAGGAGCCCACCCGCGAGTCCGCATGGCGCCGCTCGATGCGCCTGCATTGCCTGCTCGGCGACCGCGCTTCCGCGCTGCGCGCCTACGCCCGCTGCTGCGCCGTGCTCGAGCACGAGCTGGGGATGTCCCCCATGGAAGAGACGCAGGCGCTGGCACGGGACATCGAGAGCGGCGCCCCAGCGCTCCTCTCGGAACGGCCCGTGCGGCGGGAGCTGCCCCTCTCCGTCCTGCATCCGCGCGTACTGGCCGGACGGGCGCGGGCGTGGGCACAGCTGGAGACGGCGTGGAAGGCACGCATCCCGGCCTTCGTCGTGGGCGAGCCGGGTCTGGGCAAGACACGGCTGCTCACCGAGTTCGCCGCCACCTGCGGCCGGCCCCTCCTCTTCTCCTCGCGGCCGGGGGACACCACCGTGCCCTTCGCCACCCACGCGCGCTTCTGGCGGCGGATGCTCGCGCAGCGGCCAGACGTGGTGCTGCCGGCCTGGGTCCGCCGCGAGCTGACGTGCATCCTCCCGGAGCTGGAGGACGGGAGCTTCACCCCCACCGGTGAAGTGGACAAGGTCCGCCTCTTCAGCGCCATGCTGGAGCTGCTGCGTCTCACGGGCGAATCCTTTGGCTCGGTGGTCGCTGACGACCTCCAATACATGGACGCGGAGAGCTTCGAGGCCGTCTCCAACATGGTGTCCGCCGCCATGGACGCCGGGATGATGCTGCGGTTGCCCCACCTGGTGGCGGGCCTGCGCCGCGGCGAGGCCCCGCAGGCCGAGGCCCTCATCCGCCGCATGGTGGAAGCCGGGCTGGCGGTACGCGTGGAGCTGGAGCCGCTCTCCACGCCCGAGGTGGCCGAGTTGCTGGGCGGCGTGGACGTGCCCGAGGCCTCGGGACTCGCCGAGCCCCTGGCGCGCTTCACCGGGGGCAACCCCCTCTTCATCATCGAGACACTCAAGAGTCTCATCGAATCCGGCGAGCTGACCCAGGGCCTGCCCCGAGCGCTCCCCCCTGCGGGCCGGGTGGGCGCCATCCTCGAGCGCAGACTCGAGCGGCTGTCCGCGCGGGCACTCCAGCTCGCGCGGACGTTGGCGGTGGCCCGGCAGCAGTTCTCGCTGGAGCTGGCCGCGCAGGTGCTGGACGCGCATCCCCTGCACATCACGCAGGGGTGGGAGGAATTGCTGGCCGCGCAGCTCGTGCGCGACCACTGGTTCACGCACGACCTCCTCTACGAGGCCGTGCTCCAACACCTCCCCGCTCCGGTCGGGGTGTGGTTGCACCGGCGCGTCGCGGAGCACCTCTCCACGCTGAAGGTTCCCGCCGCCCTCCTCGCCCACCACTGGCGGGAGGCGGGAGACGCCGCACGGGCCGCGCTGTTCGACGAACGCGCGCAGCAGGAGGCGCTGGTCGTACGCGCTTCCTGA
- a CDS encoding Kelch repeat-containing protein, whose product MYQKTSQILLCLVSVALSGCDSRPEEAVRSLGSLRQTQTLEVCSTPGSLNNARHHHTVTVFGDGKVLVVGGVDSNGTPLSSAELYDPDTGCWTAAGSLSTPRYDHAATFLPTGQVLITGGETDGYTDSTAELYDPTSPEGSRWTPAGSMNSARAGHTATLINEDEVLVVGGRAYGDDTGTLEIYDIGNGTWTLLENIHLATPRSGHTATLLSEDRVVIMGGNSFYNNVASVELYEKDTSAPRGRLTSLSPLSTERVGHTATLLSTGKVLVTGGRDALSNDLNSSELYDPTDLDVDDGAKGDGRDGSTVPAGGDTGTTMTYGRRGHTATELPDGRILVLGGIFQSIGRPTEYRNTAELYDLVEDRWSTLPCTPEDTARCMAKGRAWHTASMLPTKGKVLITGGFAGPDGALSSVELYTP is encoded by the coding sequence ATGTATCAAAAGACATCACAAATCCTGCTGTGCCTTGTTTCCGTGGCGCTGTCCGGATGCGACTCGCGGCCTGAAGAGGCGGTCCGGTCCCTGGGTTCCCTCCGGCAGACGCAGACGCTCGAGGTATGCAGCACCCCCGGTTCCCTGAACAACGCTCGTCACCATCACACGGTGACGGTGTTCGGGGATGGCAAGGTGCTCGTGGTGGGAGGGGTGGACAGTAACGGCACGCCCCTCTCCAGCGCGGAGCTGTACGATCCGGATACCGGCTGCTGGACCGCGGCCGGCTCGCTCAGCACGCCCCGGTATGATCATGCCGCGACGTTTCTGCCGACTGGCCAGGTGCTGATCACGGGTGGAGAGACTGACGGCTACACCGACAGTACAGCTGAGCTCTACGACCCGACGAGTCCTGAAGGGTCTAGATGGACTCCGGCAGGCTCCATGAACAGCGCCCGGGCGGGTCATACGGCGACGCTGATCAACGAAGACGAGGTGCTGGTCGTGGGCGGACGGGCGTATGGCGATGACACGGGCACCTTGGAGATCTACGACATCGGGAATGGGACCTGGACGTTGCTCGAGAATATACACCTCGCGACGCCTCGCTCCGGTCACACGGCGACGCTGCTGTCGGAAGACAGGGTGGTCATCATGGGGGGGAACAGCTTCTACAACAACGTCGCCAGCGTGGAGCTCTACGAGAAAGACACGTCGGCCCCGAGGGGCAGGTTGACCTCGCTCTCGCCCCTGTCAACCGAGCGCGTGGGCCATACGGCGACGTTGCTGTCGACTGGCAAGGTGCTCGTGACGGGTGGCCGGGATGCGCTGTCCAACGACTTGAATTCCTCGGAGCTGTACGATCCCACCGATCTCGATGTCGACGATGGTGCCAAGGGCGATGGTCGTGACGGCTCCACGGTCCCGGCGGGCGGCGATACGGGCACCACCATGACGTATGGGCGTCGGGGTCACACGGCGACCGAGCTCCCGGATGGGAGGATCCTCGTCCTGGGAGGGATCTTCCAGAGCATCGGCAGACCCACCGAATACCGCAACACCGCCGAGCTCTACGACCTTGTCGAGGATCGCTGGTCCACGTTGCCGTGCACGCCCGAGGACACGGCCAGGTGCATGGCCAAAGGTCGTGCGTGGCACACGGCGAGCATGTTGCCGACGAAGGGGAAGGTGCTGATCACGGGTGGCTTTGCTGGCCCCGATGGAGCCCTGTCCTCCGTCGAGCTGTACACGCCGTGA
- a CDS encoding PQQ-dependent sugar dehydrogenase, with protein MHTFLKTLICAALLSASGQASGQSPRPASDQSGNLAPDRAGDSQQSVPRKGPNPRGAPVETAPPNVPEFKPAFPGQTRAPAVQTRTAFQVTEVASGFNKPWAIAFLPDRRMLVTEKPTGSLYIVTPQGAKSPPVAGLPPVDGRNQGGLLDVEIGPDYAQSRLIYWTYYEPREGGNGLAVARARLVEGEKPRVEDVKVIFRMQPTLESTLHAGGRLVFTPDGKLFVTLGERSIREGRVQARDLKSHFGKIVRINPDGSVPRDNPFVGRKDARPEIWSLGHRNVLSAALDKQKRLWVVEMGPRGGDELNRPEAGKDYGWPTIGYGEEYSGEPIHESTQGPGMEQPVYYWDPVISPSGMAIYSGDLFPEWRENIFIGGLSSQALVRLVMKNDRVVGEERLLTDLHARIREVVQGPEGALYLLTDADNGRLLKLTPR; from the coding sequence ATGCACACCTTCCTGAAGACCTTGATCTGTGCGGCCCTCCTGTCTGCCTCGGGGCAGGCATCCGGCCAGAGCCCCCGCCCCGCCTCGGACCAGAGCGGGAACCTTGCCCCCGACCGCGCGGGCGACAGCCAGCAGTCGGTGCCGCGCAAGGGGCCCAACCCTCGAGGCGCTCCGGTCGAGACGGCTCCCCCCAACGTGCCCGAGTTCAAGCCGGCCTTCCCCGGGCAGACGCGCGCCCCGGCCGTCCAGACACGCACGGCCTTCCAGGTCACCGAGGTGGCTTCCGGCTTCAACAAGCCCTGGGCCATCGCCTTCTTGCCGGATCGTCGCATGCTCGTGACGGAGAAGCCGACCGGCTCCCTCTATATCGTCACACCCCAGGGCGCGAAGTCCCCGCCCGTCGCGGGTCTGCCACCCGTGGATGGCCGCAATCAGGGCGGTCTGCTCGACGTGGAGATCGGTCCGGACTACGCCCAGAGCCGCCTCATCTACTGGACCTATTACGAGCCGCGCGAGGGCGGCAATGGTCTGGCGGTGGCTCGCGCGCGGCTCGTGGAGGGCGAGAAGCCGCGCGTGGAGGACGTGAAGGTCATCTTCCGCATGCAGCCCACGCTCGAGTCGACCCTGCACGCGGGTGGACGCCTCGTGTTCACGCCCGATGGCAAGCTGTTCGTCACGCTCGGCGAGCGCTCCATCCGCGAGGGCCGGGTCCAGGCGCGAGATCTCAAGAGCCACTTCGGGAAGATCGTCCGCATCAACCCCGATGGCTCGGTGCCCAGGGACAACCCGTTCGTCGGTCGCAAGGATGCCCGGCCGGAGATCTGGTCCCTGGGACACCGCAACGTGCTGTCCGCGGCGCTGGACAAACAGAAGCGCCTCTGGGTGGTGGAGATGGGGCCCCGCGGTGGCGACGAGCTCAACCGCCCCGAGGCCGGCAAGGACTACGGCTGGCCCACCATCGGCTATGGCGAGGAGTACTCCGGCGAGCCCATCCACGAGTCCACCCAGGGCCCGGGGATGGAGCAGCCCGTGTACTACTGGGATCCGGTGATCTCCCCCTCGGGGATGGCCATCTACTCCGGGGACCTCTTCCCCGAGTGGCGTGAGAACATCTTCATCGGAGGCCTGTCCAGTCAGGCCCTGGTGCGGCTCGTCATGAAGAATGACCGCGTGGTGGGAGAGGAGCGGCTGCTCACCGACCTGCACGCGCGCATCCGCGAGGTCGTCCAGGGCCCCGAGGGTGCACTCTACCTGCTCACCGACGCCGACAACGGACGGCTGCTCAAGCTCACGCCGCGCTGA
- a CDS encoding glutathione S-transferase family protein, with protein sequence MTPILFYGVPSGCSFGSIVALEWLARPYRLCRIEMPSVVTSDTYKHINPVAETPSLMKADGRVINETIAIMNHLGTLGIDRRLAFPQGTHDFDRWNQMLAFLNTTFFGSFSPLWYAYEHELEPEAKKTLTDYGRARVQKAHARLEALLGDGPWLLGEHRTLVDAYFIGIARWTEYHDVVDRRAFPNLQRLVEKLEADPAVKFAHAIEQQRPAVSAGGFEGEVRLEEAVASIRRAAA encoded by the coding sequence GTGACCCCCATCCTCTTCTACGGTGTCCCGTCAGGCTGCTCGTTTGGCTCCATCGTCGCGCTCGAGTGGCTCGCGCGGCCCTATCGGCTCTGCCGTATCGAGATGCCGAGCGTCGTCACGAGCGACACGTACAAGCACATCAACCCCGTCGCGGAGACGCCCTCCCTGATGAAGGCCGACGGCAGGGTCATCAACGAAACCATCGCCATCATGAATCACCTCGGCACGCTCGGCATCGACCGGCGGCTCGCCTTCCCCCAAGGCACCCACGACTTCGACCGCTGGAACCAGATGTTGGCCTTCCTCAACACGACCTTCTTCGGCTCGTTCAGCCCGCTCTGGTATGCCTACGAGCACGAGCTGGAGCCGGAGGCGAAGAAGACACTGACCGACTACGGTCGGGCCAGGGTCCAGAAGGCCCACGCCAGGCTCGAGGCCCTGCTCGGCGACGGCCCATGGCTGCTCGGCGAGCACCGCACCCTGGTGGACGCCTACTTCATCGGCATCGCCCGCTGGACCGAGTACCACGACGTGGTCGACCGCCGTGCATTCCCGAACCTGCAGCGGCTCGTCGAGAAGCTCGAGGCCGATCCGGCCGTGAAGTTCGCCCACGCGATCGAACAGCAGCGGCCGGCCGTCTCGGCGGGTGGCTTCGAAGGCGAGGTTCGTCTCGAAGAAGCGGTGGCGTCCATCCGACGCGCGGCTGCCTAG
- a CDS encoding LysR substrate-binding domain-containing protein gives MLNLNDLALFVAAVEHGGFAAAARRLRVPKATISKRVAELEASLDARLIHRTSRSFTLTEVGRDFHEHARAVLIEAEAAEQVVRRRVAEPSGTVRLTASVPTAQLYLAEQLPKLARAYPKLQVHLDVTDRFVDVVQEGYDIAVRSHFAPLPASALVQRQLASEPIILVAAPDYLAAREPLERPEHLGRHDGLVTAPGSTGWRLRGSAGERVELSPITVMVANESTVLLGAAKAGLGVTCLPESLCRAALRSGELVRVLPEWDAGTVTTTLLMPHRRGQLPGVRATVDFLIKSLTLD, from the coding sequence ATGCTCAACCTCAACGACCTGGCTCTCTTCGTGGCAGCAGTCGAACACGGCGGCTTCGCGGCGGCGGCGCGACGTCTCCGCGTGCCGAAGGCGACCATCAGCAAGCGGGTGGCGGAGCTCGAGGCGAGCCTCGATGCCCGGCTCATCCACCGCACCTCGCGCAGCTTCACGCTCACCGAGGTCGGGCGTGATTTCCACGAGCACGCGCGCGCGGTGCTGATCGAAGCGGAGGCCGCCGAGCAGGTGGTGCGCAGGCGCGTCGCCGAGCCCAGCGGTACCGTTCGGCTGACCGCCAGCGTGCCGACGGCACAGCTCTACCTGGCCGAGCAACTGCCGAAGCTCGCGCGCGCCTACCCCAAGCTGCAGGTGCATCTGGATGTGACCGACCGTTTCGTGGATGTCGTGCAGGAGGGATACGACATCGCGGTGCGCTCCCACTTCGCACCGCTTCCGGCCTCGGCTCTGGTACAGCGGCAGCTCGCGAGCGAGCCCATCATCCTCGTGGCCGCCCCCGACTACCTGGCGGCGCGGGAGCCGCTGGAGCGGCCTGAGCATCTCGGGCGCCATGATGGCCTCGTGACCGCGCCGGGCTCGACCGGCTGGCGCCTGCGCGGCTCCGCGGGCGAGCGCGTCGAGCTCAGCCCGATCACCGTCATGGTGGCCAACGAATCGACCGTGCTGCTGGGAGCCGCCAAGGCCGGCCTCGGCGTGACCTGTCTGCCCGAGAGCCTCTGTCGTGCGGCCCTGCGATCGGGCGAGTTGGTCCGGGTGCTACCCGAGTGGGATGCGGGGACCGTCACGACGACCCTCTTGATGCCCCACCGGCGCGGCCAGTTGCCCGGCGTCCGCGCGACGGTGGATTTCCTGATCAAGAGTCTCACCTTGGATTGA
- a CDS encoding serine hydrolase domain-containing protein, with product MAASLMLACVPRSEHPVQSAVPVAAPGDWLERWLAAFNDARASTYPDFVKAHIPTLVPYLDDDLGLREATGGFTLLRREQTAPGQVTAWVRDRNWERFSKVVLSIGDGRIDDLSFLGAPPPDDFAIRRLGEHEALTQLRQKLRVEAAANRFSGAVLVAKDGVVLLREAYCSRDVEKGLAATPATRFCIGSMGKMFTAVAVLQLVQNGRLRLTDTVASLLPAHPDTALARQVTVQHLLTHTGGTGDFFGADYDAHAAELHTPSDFIRLFGTRQAAFPPGLRWGYSNFGFILLGAIVEQVSGLAWDVYLERNVFRTAGMSSTSPLASAGNTALPYTGAARTGLKPLPFYVGLPAGGGYSTIDDLHRFGTALREARLLDARHLAMLTTANVQAGNAQWSLGLRVAVRNGEAWYGHGGSAPGVNADFAIYPQSGYEVIVLANRGHPHAFNVADFIGTRLPRVNR from the coding sequence ATGGCCGCCTCGCTGATGCTCGCCTGCGTTCCGCGGTCCGAGCATCCGGTGCAATCGGCCGTACCGGTTGCCGCGCCCGGAGACTGGCTGGAGAGGTGGCTCGCCGCGTTCAACGATGCGCGTGCGTCGACCTATCCGGACTTCGTGAAGGCGCACATTCCCACCCTGGTCCCGTATCTGGACGACGACCTCGGGCTCCGCGAGGCGACGGGTGGCTTCACCCTGTTGCGTCGAGAGCAGACAGCGCCGGGGCAGGTCACAGCCTGGGTCCGAGATCGCAACTGGGAGCGCTTCTCCAAGGTCGTACTTTCCATCGGCGATGGACGCATCGACGATCTCTCCTTCCTCGGTGCGCCTCCGCCCGACGACTTCGCCATTCGCCGGCTCGGCGAGCACGAAGCGTTGACCCAGCTTCGTCAGAAGCTGCGAGTGGAGGCGGCCGCCAATCGCTTCTCCGGTGCGGTGCTGGTCGCGAAAGATGGGGTCGTTCTGCTTCGGGAGGCTTACTGCTCGCGGGATGTCGAGAAAGGACTCGCCGCGACGCCTGCCACACGCTTCTGCATCGGCTCGATGGGCAAGATGTTCACGGCCGTTGCCGTCCTGCAGCTCGTACAGAACGGCCGACTTCGCCTGACCGACACGGTTGCGTCGCTCCTGCCCGCCCATCCAGACACGGCGCTCGCGCGGCAGGTGACGGTGCAGCACCTCCTGACGCACACCGGCGGCACGGGGGATTTCTTCGGTGCCGATTACGATGCGCATGCCGCGGAGCTCCATACTCCGTCCGACTTCATCCGGCTGTTCGGGACACGGCAGGCCGCATTTCCACCCGGCTTGCGCTGGGGCTACAGCAACTTCGGCTTCATCCTGCTCGGCGCGATCGTCGAGCAGGTGTCGGGTCTGGCATGGGATGTCTATCTGGAGCGGAATGTCTTCCGCACCGCGGGCATGTCGTCGACCTCACCCCTGGCGTCCGCCGGTAACACGGCGTTGCCCTATACCGGCGCCGCGCGGACGGGGCTCAAGCCGCTGCCGTTCTACGTCGGTCTGCCCGCCGGTGGTGGCTACTCGACGATTGACGATCTGCATCGCTTCGGCACCGCGTTGAGGGAAGCCCGGCTGCTCGACGCCAGGCACCTCGCCATGCTCACGACCGCCAACGTCCAGGCAGGGAATGCGCAGTGGTCGCTCGGCCTGCGCGTGGCGGTTCGCAACGGTGAAGCATGGTACGGCCACGGAGGCAGCGCACCGGGCGTGAACGCCGACTTCGCCATCTATCCCCAATCGGGGTACGAGGTGATCGTGCTGGCCAATCGCGGGCATCCTCACGCCTTCAATGTCGCGGACTTCATCGGCACCCGGCTGCCGCGCGTGAATCGTTAG
- a CDS encoding MarR family winged helix-turn-helix transcriptional regulator → MDYVRTKAGAALGARLRRLSERLDNDAARAYAAQGVEFEQRWFGVLNQLALNGPMSVGALAEALGITHVSVSQTRVSLEKAGLIRQEPDASDARRRLLSLSPRGKALAARLAPLWAAFEQASLALDVEAGGLGDALARLEAALERQSLFERITAAYDARGRR, encoded by the coding sequence ATGGATTACGTACGAACGAAAGCGGGCGCGGCGCTCGGTGCACGTCTGCGCCGGCTTTCCGAGCGGCTCGACAATGACGCGGCACGCGCCTATGCGGCCCAGGGTGTGGAGTTCGAGCAGCGCTGGTTCGGCGTGCTGAACCAGCTTGCGCTGAACGGGCCCATGAGCGTCGGCGCCCTGGCGGAGGCGCTGGGCATCACCCATGTCTCCGTCAGCCAGACGCGTGTTTCACTGGAGAAGGCCGGCCTCATCCGCCAGGAGCCCGACGCCTCGGACGCCCGTCGGCGCCTCTTGTCCTTGAGCCCCAGGGGCAAAGCCCTCGCGGCCCGACTCGCGCCCTTGTGGGCTGCATTCGAGCAAGCCTCCCTCGCGCTCGACGTGGAGGCAGGTGGCCTCGGCGATGCCCTCGCTCGATTGGAGGCGGCATTGGAGCGGCAGTCCCTCTTCGAGCGAATCACCGCTGCTTACGATGCCAGAGGCAGGCGATGA